In Vibrio alfacsensis, the following proteins share a genomic window:
- a CDS encoding 6-hydroxymethylpterin diphosphokinase MptE-like protein translates to MMTPIYQQHLDIISKRWPIVASALEQASFDELKFEVVEKTNITLKVNDVQLSSAYDPLEEAFQYRSLTSGNNYHVWGIGMGNVQSLLIQDKECQSIHVYLYNLELAKLVLSLVPHAWLSDTRVTLHYVNEHSDNITQQLLGLTDCGCIILTGDKFISKRTHQWLFFRMENTLTMQHVHRNQLDNDDAFLQRETENLPQLKRMPSIDTFIQYKIKDAICIGAGPSLAHHIEELKTIYHQKSRPHFIAAATACKCLLENGIKPDVVYAIDIDIPESYIPFHIAQNTILIAASRLPLGHFTQWHGEKYYLHLADHTYDRINNELPTVFRPYVYGSVIHPLIHTTLIQGTKNIRLIGCDFGFPGEIIHASMDNDSNDHNSTMTAITENGYGEMIKTSPTYRMFATGVENLISSAPNTRFYNMSRMGAKILGASYFDELNGDQHAN, encoded by the coding sequence ATGATGACTCCTATCTACCAACAACACCTTGATATTATAAGTAAACGTTGGCCTATCGTTGCCAGTGCATTAGAACAAGCCAGCTTTGACGAACTCAAATTCGAAGTCGTTGAAAAAACTAACATAACGCTCAAAGTGAACGATGTGCAACTTTCTAGTGCTTACGATCCTCTAGAAGAAGCGTTTCAGTATCGTAGTCTCACATCCGGCAATAATTACCATGTTTGGGGTATTGGGATGGGTAATGTGCAATCATTACTGATACAGGATAAAGAGTGCCAATCCATCCATGTTTATCTGTACAATCTTGAACTGGCCAAATTAGTCCTTTCCCTAGTTCCTCATGCTTGGCTCAGCGATACGCGCGTGACTCTTCACTATGTGAATGAGCATTCAGACAATATTACACAACAATTGCTTGGCTTGACTGACTGTGGTTGTATCATTTTAACTGGTGATAAGTTTATATCTAAACGCACGCACCAATGGCTATTTTTCCGCATGGAAAATACCCTGACCATGCAACACGTGCATCGCAACCAACTCGACAATGATGACGCATTTTTACAACGTGAAACTGAAAACCTGCCGCAATTAAAGCGCATGCCATCAATAGATACGTTTATTCAATACAAAATCAAAGATGCCATTTGTATCGGTGCAGGACCTTCACTTGCTCATCACATTGAAGAACTCAAAACCATTTATCACCAAAAATCACGTCCCCACTTTATCGCGGCAGCTACCGCGTGTAAGTGTCTATTAGAGAACGGGATTAAACCTGATGTGGTGTATGCCATCGATATTGATATTCCTGAAAGTTACATCCCATTTCATATCGCGCAAAACACCATTCTCATCGCTGCAAGCCGTTTACCTTTAGGGCATTTTACTCAGTGGCACGGTGAAAAATACTACTTACATTTAGCCGACCACACTTATGATCGTATCAACAACGAATTACCAACGGTATTCCGTCCTTATGTGTACGGCTCTGTCATTCACCCATTAATCCACACCACACTAATCCAAGGGACGAAAAACATTCGTCTAATTGGCTGTGACTTTGGCTTCCCGGGTGAAATTATCCACGCCTCAATGGATAACGATTCAAATGACCATAACTCAACCATGACAGCCATCACGGAAAATGGTTACGGTGAAATGATCAAAACCTCACCAACGTACCGTATGTTTGCCACAGGTGTGGAGAATCTCATTAGCTCTGCTCCTAACACTCGCTTTTACAACATGAGTCGCATGGGAGCCAAGATACTTGGCGCATCATACTTTGATGAATTAAATGGAGATCAACATGCAAACTAG
- the lafA gene encoding lateral flagellin LafA → MALSMHTNYTQLVTQNTLNKTSNLMNTAMERLSTGFRINSAADDAAGLQIANRLEAQTRGMSVAMRNAQDGISMAQTAEGAMDEMTNITYRMKDLALQASNDTASATDVAAMDKEFQALSAELTNIMESTSFGGQALLKSSTGSFAAGAVNIQIGTNAGDQLAMNVSTAVNAINGALAATGGFGSLTASGGAAAALTALTGADGNTGLLGLIGTARSDLGANINRLEHTITNLGNMSENTSAAKGRIMDADFAVESASMTKNQMLMQAGTSMLNQTKQMSGMAMSLLG, encoded by the coding sequence ATGGCTTTATCAATGCACACTAACTACACACAGCTTGTCACTCAAAACACGCTAAACAAAACAAGCAACCTGATGAACACTGCGATGGAGCGTCTTAGTACAGGTTTCCGCATCAACTCAGCAGCAGATGATGCAGCTGGCCTACAGATCGCAAACCGTCTAGAAGCGCAAACACGCGGCATGTCTGTGGCAATGCGTAACGCACAAGATGGTATCTCAATGGCGCAAACTGCTGAAGGTGCAATGGATGAGATGACCAACATCACTTACCGCATGAAAGACCTTGCACTACAAGCGTCTAACGACACCGCATCTGCGACAGACGTAGCAGCAATGGATAAAGAGTTCCAAGCACTAAGCGCGGAACTAACAAATATCATGGAATCAACAAGCTTCGGTGGCCAAGCATTGCTGAAATCGAGCACTGGCTCATTTGCTGCTGGTGCAGTGAACATTCAAATTGGCACAAACGCTGGTGATCAACTGGCTATGAACGTTTCTACAGCAGTTAACGCAATCAATGGCGCGCTTGCAGCAACTGGCGGTTTTGGTAGCCTAACTGCATCTGGCGGTGCAGCAGCCGCACTAACTGCACTTACTGGTGCGGATGGTAACACTGGTCTTCTAGGCCTAATCGGTACTGCTCGTTCTGATTTAGGTGCGAACATCAACCGTCTAGAGCACACAATTACGAACCTAGGTAACATGTCTGAGAACACCTCTGCAGCGAAAGGCCGCATCATGGATGCTGACTTCGCGGTAGAGTCGGCAAGCATGACCAAAAACCAAATGCTGATGCAAGCAGGCACATCAATGCTAAACCAAACTAAGCAGATGTCTGGCATGGCAATGTCTCTACTAGGTTAA
- a CDS encoding diguanylate phosphodiesterase, which translates to MANLISTQAMYKYICDLAQGHIETDDDELVFDALKHNDIKHACQAIREVKTGEVEFQHLTLRFGARGEQSVYQFTLSTHMQYCLDLFSLYLALRQTQFQLEAFHPDLISNVVVPVHIEALLWPAGSHLLKQMMQFHSSSFQHVIPSLQGDDILCLHERVLPLAEQLKENAYALWFELSTIQVHFEHITKFEPDMLKLSATIEDKQQQQNLLPLARFLRSQRYAWVAGRVASQTELNRYRLLGASHYFGYFSDIPTSLSFKSFEEE; encoded by the coding sequence TTGGCTAATTTGATCTCTACGCAAGCAATGTACAAATATATATGCGATCTTGCACAAGGCCACATCGAAACAGACGATGATGAACTTGTCTTTGATGCACTCAAACACAACGATATCAAACACGCTTGCCAAGCCATTCGCGAAGTCAAAACAGGAGAGGTGGAATTTCAGCACCTCACCTTGCGATTTGGTGCTCGTGGTGAGCAAAGTGTGTATCAATTTACTCTATCGACACACATGCAATACTGCTTAGATCTATTCAGTTTGTATTTAGCTTTGCGTCAAACACAATTTCAATTGGAAGCATTTCATCCGGATTTGATCAGTAATGTCGTGGTTCCTGTCCATATCGAAGCACTGCTTTGGCCTGCTGGTTCACATCTTCTTAAACAAATGATGCAATTCCATTCAAGTAGCTTTCAGCATGTCATCCCATCCCTCCAAGGGGATGACATACTGTGCTTACATGAGCGCGTTCTTCCCTTAGCCGAACAATTAAAAGAGAATGCGTATGCTTTGTGGTTTGAGCTCTCCACCATTCAGGTACACTTTGAGCACATCACTAAGTTCGAGCCAGATATGCTCAAACTCTCTGCAACCATAGAAGACAAGCAGCAACAGCAAAACCTATTACCCCTTGCTCGATTTCTAAGAAGTCAACGTTATGCTTGGGTAGCAGGTCGGGTTGCAAGTCAAACCGAGTTAAATCGCTATCGACTCTTAGGTGCAAGTCATTACTTTGGTTATTTCAGTGATATCCCCACGTCACTCTCTTTTAAGTCATTCGAAGAAGAATAG
- the flhA gene encoding flagellar biosynthesis protein FlhA → MFTRLKQLQTSTKGYLGIPIVLLMVLAMVILPLPPLLLDALFTFNIVLAILVLLVSTTAKRPLDFSIFPTILLIATLLRLTLNVASTRIVLLEGHNGGDAAGKVIQAFGEVVIGGNYVVGMVVFVILMIINFVVITKGGERISEVSARFTLDALPGKQMAIDADLNAGLIDQETARIRRKEVANEADFHGSMDGASKFVRGDAIAGLLILFINIIGGVSIGIFEHGLPASEAFKTYALLTIGDGLVAQIPSLLLATAAAIIVTRINDSDNGMSETMRKQLLATPATLFTVAVIMAVIGMVPGMPHLAFFTFAAALGFAGWRQHKAPTQDSQIEQVETLSHAMQEEEAPLTWDDIPHVHTLSLALGYRLVHLVNKDQGAPLAQRIRGVRRNLSEQVGFLLPEVRIRDNLSLKPNQYTISLNGEIIEQGFIEPDRLMAIAVGETYGEIDGILGSDPAYQLPAVWIEHTEKAKALNMGYQVVDDGTVIATHISKIMKTNLAELFTHDDVEAMNQRLTQQAPKLSEALTSALTPAQQLKVYRQLLLDQVPLKDIRTIANTMLESSENTKDPILLAADIRCALKRTLVNLIAGQKSELNVYALSDELEQMLMTSLQQAQASGAVMLDSFPIEPNILGQFQQNLPLIRQQLKQQGLPPILLVMPQLRPLLARYARTFTQGLAVLSYNEIPENKQINVVGNLG, encoded by the coding sequence ATGTTTACCCGGTTAAAGCAACTTCAAACCTCCACAAAAGGCTATCTTGGCATTCCGATCGTATTGCTAATGGTATTGGCCATGGTCATCTTACCATTGCCACCATTACTGCTGGATGCTTTGTTTACATTCAACATTGTGCTTGCCATTTTAGTGCTGTTAGTAAGCACGACGGCTAAACGTCCATTAGACTTTTCAATTTTCCCAACAATTCTGCTGATTGCCACGCTGCTTCGTTTAACACTGAACGTTGCATCAACCCGAATTGTTTTACTTGAGGGACATAATGGCGGAGATGCCGCAGGTAAAGTGATTCAAGCATTCGGTGAGGTCGTGATCGGGGGAAACTACGTCGTTGGTATGGTGGTCTTTGTCATCTTGATGATCATTAACTTCGTGGTGATCACAAAAGGTGGCGAGCGTATTTCAGAGGTTTCTGCGCGTTTCACCTTAGATGCACTCCCTGGTAAGCAAATGGCGATAGACGCCGATCTTAACGCGGGTCTCATCGACCAAGAAACAGCACGTATTCGCCGTAAAGAAGTCGCCAATGAAGCGGATTTTCACGGTTCAATGGACGGTGCTTCAAAATTTGTAAGGGGCGATGCTATTGCCGGATTGTTGATCCTTTTTATCAACATCATCGGTGGTGTCAGCATTGGTATATTTGAGCACGGATTGCCTGCTTCAGAAGCTTTCAAAACTTATGCTCTTTTGACCATTGGTGATGGCCTTGTCGCACAAATCCCATCATTACTATTGGCAACCGCTGCCGCGATTATTGTGACTCGTATTAATGACAGCGATAACGGCATGTCAGAGACGATGCGCAAACAGTTATTGGCTACGCCTGCCACTCTGTTTACTGTCGCCGTGATTATGGCTGTGATTGGCATGGTTCCAGGCATGCCACACCTCGCCTTTTTTACATTTGCAGCAGCATTAGGGTTTGCAGGTTGGCGCCAACATAAAGCACCAACACAAGATTCTCAAATCGAGCAAGTTGAAACCTTGTCTCACGCTATGCAGGAAGAAGAAGCCCCACTGACTTGGGATGACATTCCACATGTGCATACCTTATCGCTCGCACTCGGTTACCGCTTAGTACATCTCGTCAATAAAGACCAAGGCGCACCATTAGCGCAACGTATTCGGGGGGTTCGTCGTAACCTATCTGAACAAGTCGGCTTTTTGCTGCCTGAAGTACGCATTCGTGACAATCTAAGCCTCAAACCCAATCAATACACTATCTCCCTAAACGGAGAGATCATAGAGCAAGGATTTATTGAGCCCGATCGTCTCATGGCTATTGCGGTCGGTGAAACTTATGGCGAAATTGATGGCATTCTAGGAAGTGATCCTGCCTATCAACTTCCTGCAGTATGGATCGAACACACTGAAAAAGCCAAAGCACTCAATATGGGCTACCAAGTGGTAGACGATGGTACCGTGATTGCTACGCACATCAGTAAAATCATGAAAACAAACCTTGCCGAATTGTTTACTCATGACGATGTAGAAGCGATGAATCAACGTCTGACGCAACAAGCGCCCAAATTGTCAGAAGCATTAACATCGGCGTTAACACCAGCACAACAGCTCAAGGTATACCGTCAATTATTGTTAGACCAAGTTCCATTAAAAGACATTCGTACCATCGCGAATACCATGCTGGAATCTTCGGAGAACACCAAGGACCCGATCTTATTAGCTGCAGACATTCGCTGTGCTTTAAAGCGCACCTTAGTCAATCTGATTGCAGGGCAAAAGAGCGAACTGAACGTTTACGCGCTATCAGATGAGCTTGAACAAATGTTGATGACCTCTCTCCAACAAGCACAAGCATCTGGCGCGGTCATGTTAGATAGCTTTCCTATCGAACCGAATATCCTTGGGCAATTTCAGCAAAACTTGCCACTCATTCGCCAACAATTAAAACAGCAAGGGTTGCCTCCCATCTTGTTGGTGATGCCGCAACTGCGCCCGCTATTGGCTCGATACGCACGCACCTTTACACAAGGATTGGCCGTGTTGTCTTACAATGAAATCCCAGAAAACAAACAAATCAACGTGGTAGGCAACCTTGGCTAA
- the flhB gene encoding flagellar biosynthesis protein FlhB, translated as MSDQSSQDKTEKASPQKVRKARQEGQIPRAKEFTAAVIFLAVVLYFQAQFDTMWEQISGIFRYNMALTKADLENPLQMIEQVGNSLGIIIEMLLPLFAVIIIGASASSMILGGWMFRPANVLPKLNKLNPLSGIKRIFSTRSVAELVKSTVKVTVIFAILYAYLDNNLQSLLGMQQLSLTQGFVMVMSILFEGVLLMGVALLVFGAIDIPYQNWEHLKELRMTKQELKEEFKNNEGRPEVKQRIRQIQQQFARRKIDKMVPSADVVITNPTHYAVALKYDPSLSDAPFVVAKGVDETAMHIQRIARENKVEIINLPPLTRSIYYTTAIEQAIPSQLYIAVAHILTYVLQLKAFRKGSGNKPTPLPHFSIPKHLQH; from the coding sequence ATGAGCGATCAATCGTCACAGGACAAAACCGAAAAGGCCTCTCCTCAGAAAGTCAGAAAAGCACGTCAAGAGGGGCAAATACCGCGTGCGAAAGAGTTTACTGCAGCGGTTATTTTTCTCGCCGTAGTGCTTTATTTTCAAGCCCAATTCGACACGATGTGGGAGCAAATCTCCGGCATTTTTCGCTATAACATGGCCCTCACCAAAGCTGACCTAGAAAACCCACTGCAAATGATAGAACAGGTCGGTAACAGCCTGGGCATCATCATAGAAATGCTTTTGCCACTGTTTGCCGTCATCATTATTGGTGCATCGGCGAGCAGCATGATACTCGGAGGGTGGATGTTCCGTCCCGCCAATGTTCTACCAAAGTTGAACAAGTTAAATCCGCTTAGCGGCATTAAACGTATTTTCTCGACACGCTCTGTTGCGGAGTTGGTCAAATCAACAGTGAAAGTGACCGTCATCTTCGCCATTTTGTATGCGTATCTAGACAATAACTTACAGTCGCTTTTAGGCATGCAGCAACTCTCTTTGACCCAAGGCTTTGTCATGGTGATGTCCATTCTTTTCGAAGGCGTTCTTCTCATGGGCGTTGCCTTACTGGTGTTTGGTGCGATCGATATCCCTTACCAAAATTGGGAGCACTTAAAAGAGCTAAGAATGACCAAGCAAGAACTGAAAGAAGAGTTCAAAAACAACGAAGGTCGTCCAGAGGTGAAGCAAAGAATTCGCCAAATCCAGCAACAATTCGCCCGTCGAAAAATTGACAAGATGGTGCCATCTGCGGACGTTGTGATCACTAACCCTACTCACTATGCAGTTGCACTTAAGTATGACCCATCGCTTTCTGATGCCCCCTTTGTGGTCGCAAAAGGCGTTGATGAAACAGCAATGCATATCCAGCGTATTGCGCGTGAGAACAAGGTCGAGATCATTAACCTGCCGCCTTTGACTCGCTCCATTTATTACACCACAGCGATAGAGCAAGCTATTCCTAGCCAGCTATACATCGCGGTCGCACACATTCTTACTTATGTTTTGCAATTGAAAGCATTCCGTAAAGGCAGTGGGAATAAACCTACGCCTTTGCCTCATTTTTCTATTCCAAAGCATTTGCAGCACTGA
- the fliR gene encoding flagellar biosynthetic protein FliR, with protein sequence MAITFAELSAILGQLWWPFFRVGAVFISMPFLGDALIPVWVRSLLALAIVVITAPLMPTMPAVELFSLTSLFLAFEQAIWGLMFGLILHMLFHVFSMLGQTVSLQMGLGMAMMNDPVNGLSVAILGRMFLIFSTLLFLALEGHLLVIDIVIQSFVVWPVGSGITSMSLQGVINIFGWMFASSLALALPAIVSMLLANISFGVMNRAAPSLNVYALGFPMTMLLGLFSVLISISGVPSGYTNLVHDTIRHLNNFMQGGA encoded by the coding sequence ATGGCCATCACATTTGCAGAGCTCTCCGCTATTCTTGGCCAACTATGGTGGCCATTTTTTCGAGTGGGCGCTGTTTTTATTTCCATGCCATTTTTGGGCGATGCACTGATTCCTGTTTGGGTTCGTAGCCTACTTGCACTGGCTATTGTCGTGATTACTGCCCCACTCATGCCGACGATGCCAGCGGTCGAGTTGTTCTCTTTAACGTCACTGTTTCTTGCTTTTGAACAAGCCATTTGGGGACTCATGTTTGGTTTGATTCTTCACATGCTATTCCATGTTTTTAGTATGTTAGGTCAAACGGTATCACTACAAATGGGCTTAGGTATGGCCATGATGAATGACCCTGTTAATGGTCTTTCGGTTGCCATCTTGGGGCGTATGTTCCTGATTTTTTCTACGCTGCTTTTCCTCGCATTAGAAGGGCATTTGCTCGTTATCGATATTGTCATTCAAAGCTTTGTAGTATGGCCTGTTGGGTCAGGAATCACATCGATGTCTTTGCAAGGGGTGATCAATATCTTCGGTTGGATGTTTGCTTCATCGCTGGCTTTAGCACTGCCTGCTATTGTCTCAATGCTACTGGCGAATATCAGCTTTGGTGTTATGAACCGAGCAGCACCTTCGTTGAACGTATATGCTTTGGGTTTTCCTATGACCATGTTGCTTGGTCTCTTTAGTGTGCTTATCTCTATTTCTGGTGTCCCAAGTGGCTATACAAACCTAGTCCATGACACCATTCGCCACCTGAACAACTTTATGCAGGGGGGCGCATGA
- the fliQ gene encoding flagellar biosynthesis protein FliQ, whose amino-acid sequence MTPELTVTLFSDAVWMIILMVAVLVLPGLVVGLAIAVFQAATQINEQTLSFLPRLLVTLLMVIFAGHWMLRKIMELFDYLFHAIPGMIG is encoded by the coding sequence ATGACCCCCGAACTGACCGTTACGCTTTTTTCTGATGCGGTATGGATGATCATCCTCATGGTCGCCGTGTTGGTCTTACCCGGCCTAGTTGTTGGTTTAGCAATTGCGGTTTTTCAGGCCGCGACACAAATTAACGAGCAGACCCTGAGTTTTCTTCCTCGCTTGTTGGTGACTCTACTCATGGTCATTTTTGCGGGGCACTGGATGTTACGCAAGATCATGGAACTATTTGATTACCTATTCCACGCCATTCCAGGGATGATCGGTTAA
- the fliP gene encoding flagellar type III secretion system pore protein FliP (The bacterial flagellar biogenesis protein FliP forms a type III secretion system (T3SS)-type pore required for flagellar assembly.), whose amino-acid sequence MLFSLALFLFAFPSVASENGLTILSVTDGSSQQEYSVKLQILLLMTALGFLPAFILMATSFTRIIVVLAILRQALGLQQSPPNRVLVGIALALTLLIMRPVWTDIYENAFQPYDNGEITLMQAFSVAEKPVRNFMLAQTHQSSLEQMLRIANEPLDQNVEDISFAIVLPAFVISELKTAFQIGFMLFIPFLIIDLVVASVLMAMGMMMLSPLIISLPFKLVIFVLVDGWAMTVGTLSASFG is encoded by the coding sequence ATGCTGTTTAGCCTAGCGTTATTTCTATTTGCGTTTCCTAGCGTAGCATCAGAAAACGGTTTAACTATTTTGTCTGTGACTGATGGCAGCAGTCAACAAGAATACAGTGTCAAACTGCAAATCTTACTTCTTATGACGGCGCTTGGCTTTCTTCCCGCGTTCATTTTGATGGCCACCAGCTTCACTCGTATCATCGTAGTGTTAGCCATATTGCGTCAGGCACTTGGTTTACAGCAAAGCCCGCCAAACCGTGTTTTAGTCGGTATTGCACTGGCGTTAACGCTACTCATCATGCGCCCGGTTTGGACCGATATCTATGAGAACGCTTTCCAGCCCTATGACAACGGTGAAATCACATTGATGCAGGCATTTTCTGTAGCAGAAAAGCCTGTTCGAAACTTCATGTTGGCGCAAACTCATCAAAGTTCATTAGAACAAATGCTTAGGATTGCTAATGAACCACTTGACCAAAATGTAGAAGATATTTCTTTTGCGATAGTCCTTCCTGCATTTGTCATCAGTGAATTAAAAACCGCGTTTCAAATCGGGTTCATGTTATTTATTCCTTTTCTGATCATCGATTTAGTCGTCGCGAGTGTCTTGATGGCAATGGGTATGATGATGCTCTCGCCTCTGATTATCTCCCTACCGTTTAAACTCGTTATATTTGTTTTGGTCGACGGTTGGGCGATGACGGTTGGCACTCTTTCTGCCAGCTTTGGTTAA
- the fliN gene encoding flagellar motor switch protein FliN yields the protein MSEAQQPTAFDADDLNFDDFQLEDFSTESSFQTQASVERDLSFFKSIPVTVTLEVASKEIALGDLMKAGEGSVIELDKLNGEPLDVKVNGSLMGHAEVVVINDKYGLRLIDVLDSALSGVGR from the coding sequence ATGAGCGAAGCCCAACAACCAACGGCATTCGATGCCGATGATTTAAACTTTGATGACTTTCAATTAGAAGACTTCTCAACCGAATCTTCATTCCAAACACAGGCATCTGTTGAACGAGATCTCAGCTTTTTTAAAAGCATTCCTGTCACGGTGACGTTGGAAGTGGCAAGTAAAGAGATCGCTCTCGGAGACTTAATGAAAGCGGGTGAAGGCTCGGTGATTGAACTTGATAAGCTCAACGGCGAACCTCTCGATGTGAAAGTCAACGGATCGCTAATGGGTCATGCCGAAGTGGTCGTCATCAATGACAAATACGGTCTTCGTTTGATTGATGTTCTTGATTCTGCATTGAGTGGTGTAGGTAGATAG
- a CDS encoding FliM/FliN family flagellar motor switch protein: MESRVKEPIYDIKTLDVELLGKPIHIIRERLESLISESCIYLSNELQNWLSTNKIEAKLHSVDLHRFEPNLMDKEFTSTYQHLEQGKVFLHGDARVLIKLADRFYGASMERSSTKLSASDLRLQERVGQIITNWLAPKDMWCACEYETPQGIGLHAELSISFDDFQGTFHIKLDSLFIQTLIEQLELQTDVDLYQPFCRSLESTPVRVNAVLSKKQMALSDVIDLKANDILPIDLLNTVPISIGNQSLFTGRVADQDGQLVLIINSDKESQR; the protein is encoded by the coding sequence ATGGAAAGCAGAGTCAAAGAGCCTATTTACGACATCAAAACACTTGATGTTGAATTATTAGGCAAACCTATTCATATCATTCGTGAAAGACTCGAAAGTTTGATTTCAGAATCTTGTATTTACCTTAGCAACGAGCTGCAAAATTGGTTAAGCACCAACAAGATTGAAGCAAAATTACATTCTGTTGACCTGCATCGGTTCGAACCAAATTTGATGGACAAAGAATTCACTTCCACGTATCAACATTTAGAACAAGGCAAAGTGTTTCTCCATGGTGATGCTCGTGTACTCATCAAACTTGCAGATCGCTTCTATGGTGCCAGTATGGAGCGCTCGTCGACCAAATTGAGTGCGAGCGATCTTCGCTTACAAGAAAGAGTTGGGCAAATTATTACCAACTGGCTTGCTCCAAAGGACATGTGGTGTGCATGTGAGTACGAGACCCCTCAAGGTATTGGACTGCACGCAGAACTTTCGATCTCATTTGATGACTTCCAAGGTACTTTTCACATCAAACTCGATAGTCTTTTCATTCAAACACTGATTGAGCAGCTTGAGCTTCAAACTGATGTGGATCTTTACCAGCCTTTTTGTCGTTCGTTGGAGTCAACCCCTGTTCGAGTCAATGCTGTTCTCAGTAAAAAGCAAATGGCTCTAAGTGACGTAATTGACCTAAAAGCCAACGACATTTTACCCATTGATCTTCTCAATACCGTTCCTATCAGTATTGGAAACCAATCTTTGTTTACCGGTCGGGTTGCAGACCAAGACGGCCAATTAGTTTTGATTATTAATTCAGATAAGGAATCGCAACGATGA
- a CDS encoding OmpA family protein, whose translation METSYGKFYFRAEPSEKISFVADVQYDDNKWNRASLHSQSAPWNNVVATKHYDSQHLSSLEQRFEFQSGIDALLDDVSSGSWVTVSLGGSVPSSLAGITLPTIKTQSALSEFNACRERLPKLSFSQARDMVIPFQFGQKRLDASHMATLGALYSYVSVDPRVTKILIDGHTDNVGSDVSNLVVSRQRAEQVKQVLIRKGVDEQMIEVRGHGARYPIASNDTNEGQARNRRVTIRLVRDDERIVAKLNNEMKQDIQQNKVKVQ comes from the coding sequence ATGGAAACTTCCTATGGGAAGTTTTATTTCCGCGCTGAGCCAAGTGAAAAAATTTCTTTTGTCGCGGATGTTCAATATGACGATAACAAATGGAATAGAGCTTCACTTCACAGCCAAAGTGCACCATGGAACAACGTAGTCGCGACCAAGCACTACGATTCACAACATCTTTCTAGTTTGGAACAGCGATTCGAATTCCAATCAGGCATAGATGCCCTTTTAGATGATGTGTCATCGGGTAGTTGGGTTACAGTGTCACTAGGTGGAAGCGTTCCTTCCTCTCTTGCCGGTATCACATTGCCCACTATAAAAACGCAATCAGCGCTGTCTGAGTTTAACGCTTGTCGGGAGCGTTTACCTAAGCTGTCTTTTTCTCAAGCTCGTGACATGGTCATTCCATTTCAGTTTGGACAAAAAAGGCTAGATGCTTCTCATATGGCAACGTTAGGAGCGTTATACAGTTATGTTTCTGTGGATCCTCGGGTAACAAAAATTCTGATTGATGGCCATACAGATAATGTGGGCTCGGATGTCTCCAACTTGGTTGTTTCTCGTCAGCGAGCAGAACAAGTTAAACAGGTCCTTATTCGTAAAGGTGTCGATGAGCAAATGATCGAAGTGAGGGGACATGGTGCCCGCTACCCGATTGCCAGTAATGATACCAACGAGGGACAGGCTCGAAATCGTCGCGTGACGATTAGGCTTGTGAGAGATGACGAACGCATCGTCGCTAAATTGAATAACGAAATGAAACAAGACATACAGCAAAACAAGGTTAAGGTTCAATGA